The Etheostoma spectabile isolate EspeVRDwgs_2016 chromosome 24, UIUC_Espe_1.0, whole genome shotgun sequence genome contains a region encoding:
- the LOC116673932 gene encoding claudin-34 — protein MRYLVHSTHAQLGALWLSCVGWVLTAVALGLIQWRVWLVSDRGVISSGVAWVGVWRACFHSHTLVTHGFRVMHCRSMSLAEAFTPPEIGAAQVLMILSLVLGLCGNAGGVYALRNIYFRTQEDSPVRLAFFTTGVLCLMAAVMSLIPLLWNLISVVTNQPIEFPPEFNMPPAPDSQHVGCGIGVGMVGTVLMMVSGVIFCMYRFPVRSQHPGGASPAPSVSGSKGAAVEDNPAFESHEHL, from the coding sequence ATGAGGTACCTGGTCCACAGCACCCACGCCCAGCTCGGGGCCCTCTGGCTGAGCTGCGTGGGCTGGGTGCTCACCGCCGTGGCCCTGGGACTCATCCAGTGGAGGGTTTGGCTGGTGTCTGACAGGGGGGTCATCAGCTCCGGAGTGGCCTGGGTGGGGGTCTGGCGGGCCTGCTTCCACAGCCACACCCTGGTGACCCATGGCTTCAGGGTCATGCACTGCAGGTCCATGAGCCTGGCTGAGGCCTTCACGCCTCCGGAGATCGGGGCAGCTCAGGTTCTCATGATCCTGTCTCTGGTCCTGGGGCTGTGTGGGAACGCCGGGGGGGTTTATGCCTTGAGGAACATCTACTTCAGGACGCAGGAGGACTCCCCAGTCCGCTTGGCGTTCTTCACCACCGGCGTGCTGTGCCTGATGGCCGCCGTGATGTCACTCAtacctctcctgtggaacctgATCTCCGTGGTAACAAATCAGCCAATAGAGTTCCCCCCCGAGTTCAACATGCCCCCGGCTCCTGATTCTCAGCATGTGGGGTGCGGCATCGGGGTCGGGATGGTGGGGACGGTCCTCATGATGGTCTCTGGGGTTATTTTCTGTATGTACAGGTTCCCCGTGAGGTCACAGCACCCGGGTGGGGCATCACCCGCTCCATCAGTGAGTGGCAGCAAGGGGGCCGCGGTGGAAGATAACCCGGCATTCGAGTCTCACGAACACTTGTGA
- the sumo1 gene encoding small ubiquitin-related modifier 1, with translation MSDTETKPSSQDGGDKKDGEYIKLKVIGQDSSEIHFKVKMTTHLKKLKESYSQRQGVPASTLRFLFEGQRIADNQTPKELGMEDEDVIEVYQEQTGGLWND, from the exons ATGTCAGATACG GAGACAAAACCATCCAGCCAAGACGGAGGGGACAAGAAGGACGGAGAgtacattaaattaaaagtgaTTGGTCAG GACAGCAGCGAAATCCACTTTAAGGTGAAAATGACGACGCATCTGAAGAAGCTGAAGGAGTCCTACAGTCAGAGACAG GGCGTCCCAGCGAGCACGCTAAGGTTTCTGTTCGAAGGACAGAGAATCGCAGACAACCAAACTCCCAAAGAG CTGGGGATGGAGGACGAGGACGTCATCGAGGTTTATCAAGAACAGACTGGCGGACTCTGGAACGATTAA